One segment of Fructilactobacillus hinvesii DNA contains the following:
- a CDS encoding MFS transporter: protein MNVVLSCFILGNLIAATASSFTLLTVARIITALVSGITISITITFATHIAPVPKRAWIVAWVFSGFSIASVFGVPVGTWLSGLFGWRLIFLLIAVLAGIILILFDFSLPGSLHQQPVNHFTEQFKILTDHRIQLGILIPIFNLGGVYVVYTYATPILTDHFGYSLTFVTVFLLLYGVASLLSNQYSGNLAAHNGLQRSLKFYLLQLGALLATSFFFNVPGAVLGAILIMGFTIYLAGSTLQLFYMSIAETDYPQSLVLASSFNPIFSNVGIAVGSACGGLIVDHLGMSALGFGGAVLTAGGLLTTWYLTKRFKPK from the coding sequence ATGAATGTTGTTTTAAGTTGCTTTATTCTTGGTAATCTCATTGCAGCAACTGCGTCTAGTTTCACCCTATTGACAGTGGCTCGGATTATTACTGCACTTGTATCTGGGATTACCATTTCCATTACGATTACCTTCGCTACTCATATTGCTCCCGTGCCAAAGCGGGCTTGGATTGTGGCGTGGGTTTTTTCTGGATTTAGCATTGCTTCTGTCTTTGGTGTGCCCGTAGGTACTTGGTTAAGTGGTTTGTTTGGGTGGCGCCTCATTTTCCTGTTGATTGCAGTTCTAGCCGGGATCATCCTTATCTTGTTTGATTTCTCTTTACCCGGTTCACTTCATCAACAACCCGTTAACCATTTTACCGAACAATTTAAGATTCTTACCGATCATCGTATTCAATTGGGAATTTTGATCCCCATTTTTAATCTTGGTGGGGTCTACGTCGTTTATACCTATGCCACTCCCATTTTAACTGACCACTTTGGTTATAGCCTTACTTTTGTTACGGTTTTCTTGCTGTTATACGGGGTGGCCTCTCTTTTAAGTAATCAGTACAGCGGTAATTTAGCCGCTCACAACGGCTTACAGCGTAGTTTAAAATTTTATTTGCTCCAACTAGGTGCACTTTTAGCGACTTCTTTCTTCTTTAACGTTCCGGGCGCAGTACTAGGTGCCATTTTAATCATGGGATTCACCATCTATCTTGCTGGATCCACCCTCCAACTTTTTTATATGTCGATTGCGGAAACAGATTATCCCCAATCATTAGTGTTGGCGTCTTCATTTAACCCCATTTTTAGTAACGTCGGGATTGCAGTGGGATCAGCTTGCGGTGGTTTAATTGTCGATCACCTAGGGATGTCCGCGCTCGGCTTTGGAGGGGCCGTTTTAACTGCCGGAGGATTACTCACAACTTGGTATCTGACTAAACGCTTTAAGCCAAAATAA